One window of Mixophyes fleayi isolate aMixFle1 chromosome 3, aMixFle1.hap1, whole genome shotgun sequence genomic DNA carries:
- the LOC142142919 gene encoding uncharacterized protein LOC142142919 yields the protein MHRHAQGTGGGPPLRSNLTPLEERARAAIAMVENVGVGDIDTGSSPPRTGEAAPLECEQQAPAAPVQEEVARDVEEAQLEAAEYVRQRTLSHGAQTLKNATDAQNVHLSQILSTVQHTDQQITSLTNTLSTFMGTHTSLLTTLATKMDNLNTSVTNIATLLGDILHAHPQRTSGTIPSPSSDYLFPSPHTQLSVGSNLHVESDSSLPGVSDSTLPGVSVASTLPGVSDSSLPGVSVASTLPGVSVASTLPGVSDFSIPGVSDSSLPGVSVASTLLGVSVASTLPGVSDSSPPGASDSSLPDPQLCRLMCFAFVRGFGQSTVVPTSPSPVMPTSPSPVVPTSPSPVVPPSPSPDRAPSPRRTQSVWLAPLPGSSDSSTSRVTRSRSRGASLATPFKKPRKK from the exons ATGCACAGGCATGCCCAAGGgactggtggggggcctccacTACGTAGTaatttaacacccctcgaggagcgggcaaGGGCAGCAATTGCTATGGTGGAGaatgttggggtgggcgacatagacactggctctagcccaccccgaacaggagaggccgctccactag aatgtgagcagcaggcgcctgctgcacCAGTGCAGgaggaagttgcccgtgatgtggaggaggctcagctggaggcagctgaatatgtaaggcagcggacacTCTCACACGGAGCCCAAACTCTTAAAAACGCCActgatgcacagaatgttcacctgtcacaaatattgagcactgtccaacacacggatcagcaaatcaccagtctcactaacacactctccactttcatgggcacacacacctctttactgacgacactcgccaccaaaatggataatttaaatacttcagtgacaaatattgcaacactcctgggtgatatcttgcatgcccacccccaacgcacctccggcacaatcccttcacccagctcagattatttgttccccagcccccatacccagttgtctgttggCTCCAACCTCCATGTtgagtctgactcctccctccctggtgtgtctgactccaccctccctggtgtgtctgttgcatccaccctccctggtgtgtctgactcctccctccctggtgtgtctgttgcgtccaccctccctggtgtgtctgttgcatccaccctccctggtgtgtctgacttCTCCatccctggtgtgtctgactcctccctccctggtgtgtctgttgcgtccaccctccttggtgtgtctgttgcgtccaccctccctggtgtgtctgactcctcccccCCTGGTgcgtctgactcctccctccctgacccccaactatgtcgtcttatgtgttttgccTTTGTCCGTGGCTTTGGCCAATCCACTGtcgtgcccacttccccctcccctgtcatgcccacttccccctccccTGTCGTGCCCACTTCCCCGTCGCCTGTCGTGCCCCCTTCCCCATCCCCTGACcgtgcaccttcacctcgtcggacacaatccgtttggcttgccccattgcctggttcctctgactcctctacatcacgggtgacaagaagtcggagtcggggagcctcccttgcaacccccttcaaaaagcctcgtaaaaaataa